From Polaribacter butkevichii, a single genomic window includes:
- a CDS encoding Lrp/AsnC family transcriptional regulator: protein MKKFILDEIDHQILDVLIENARTPFTDIAKQLLVSAGTIHVRVKKMEDEGIIQGSTLTLNYEKMGYSFIAHVGIYLEKTSMTQNVITDLRNIPNVTVAYVTAGKYNIFCKVRAKGTNDAKDIIYRIDDINGVNRTETMIALEESINDKKRMMHEIFQQL, encoded by the coding sequence ATGAAAAAATTTATATTAGACGAAATTGATCATCAAATACTAGATGTGTTAATTGAAAATGCCAGAACACCATTTACTGACATTGCAAAACAATTATTAGTTTCTGCAGGTACAATTCACGTACGTGTTAAAAAGATGGAAGATGAAGGTATTATTCAAGGATCTACACTTACTTTAAACTACGAAAAAATGGGCTATTCTTTTATAGCACATGTGGGTATTTACTTAGAAAAAACTTCTATGACTCAAAACGTAATTACAGATCTAAGAAATATACCAAATGTAACTGTAGCTTATGTAACTGCAGGTAAATACAATATTTTCTGTAAAGTAAGAGCTAAAGGAACAAACGACGCTAAAGACATTATCTATAGAATAGATGATATTAATGGTGTTAACAGAACAGAAACAATGATTGCTTTAGAAGAAAGTATCAACGATAAAAAGAGAATGATGCACGAAATTTTTCAGCAGTTGTAA
- a CDS encoding M14 family zinc carboxypeptidase codes for MKKNYHPNMNTLPINFLENIYNQQKENTLHGKWITYKDIENLFSKYASKFEVSQIGTSEENRPIHQLKIGNGSKKILLWSQMHGNESTGTRALFDLFNCILNSTDAVFTKILEECTLVFIPMLNPDGAQAFTRVNANNVDLNRDAVDRVATESKLLRSILEEFNPQFCFNLHDQRTIFSVEGTKNPATISFLAPSEEITRGLTKGRIATMDVIVSMNTMLQNTIPNFVGRYTDEFYPTATGDNFQKLGYNTILIESGHYPDDYDREETRKYTFYSILQGIHHIVNTDSFINYEPYFDIPNNDKIFYDVIHRYADSKKDVAYQFVDQIIHGKFVSKLNKVDENSLISKIGHNEIVFGGEII; via the coding sequence TTGAAAAAAAATTATCATCCGAATATGAATACGTTACCCATCAATTTTTTAGAAAATATTTACAACCAGCAAAAAGAAAATACGTTGCATGGAAAATGGATTACTTATAAAGACATTGAAAATTTGTTTTCTAAATACGCTTCTAAATTTGAAGTTTCTCAAATTGGTACATCCGAAGAAAACCGACCTATACATCAATTAAAAATTGGGAATGGTTCTAAGAAGATATTATTATGGTCTCAAATGCATGGAAACGAAAGCACAGGTACAAGAGCTTTATTTGATCTTTTTAACTGTATTTTAAATAGTACAGACGCTGTTTTTACTAAAATATTAGAAGAATGCACCTTGGTTTTTATACCAATGTTAAATCCTGATGGAGCACAAGCGTTCACCAGAGTAAATGCTAACAATGTAGATCTAAATAGAGATGCTGTAGACAGAGTTGCTACAGAAAGTAAGCTTTTACGCAGTATTTTAGAAGAATTTAATCCGCAGTTTTGTTTTAACCTGCACGATCAAAGAACTATTTTTAGTGTAGAAGGCACTAAAAACCCAGCTACAATTTCATTTTTAGCTCCTTCAGAGGAGATTACAAGAGGTCTTACAAAGGGTAGAATTGCTACCATGGATGTAATTGTTAGTATGAATACTATGTTGCAAAATACAATACCTAATTTTGTGGGTAGATATACGGATGAATTTTATCCGACAGCTACAGGAGATAATTTTCAAAAACTAGGTTACAACACTATTTTAATAGAATCCGGGCATTATCCTGATGACTACGATAGGGAAGAGACAAGAAAATATACTTTTTACTCGATATTACAAGGTATACATCATATTGTAAATACGGATAGTTTTATAAATTATGAACCGTATTTTGATATTCCTAATAATGATAAAATTTTCTATGATGTTATTCATAGATATGCAGATTCAAAAAAGGACGTTGCGTATCAATTTGTAGATCAAATTATTCACGGAAAATTTGTTTCAAAATTAAACAAAGTAGATGAAAATAGTTTAATTTCTAAAATTGGACATAACGAAATCGTTTTCGGAGGTGAAATTATTTAA
- a CDS encoding helix-turn-helix domain-containing protein, translating to MVNISEFTTRLKKVMDFHQLSASMFADKVGVQRSSISHILSGRNKPSLDFILKVTTEFKDVDMYWLLNGKGSFPKNAETKVSATPTFFNETAPETVVKKIQRIVVFYSDGTFEEYQK from the coding sequence ATGGTAAACATATCTGAATTTACAACACGCCTTAAAAAAGTTATGGATTTTCATCAATTATCTGCCTCTATGTTTGCAGATAAAGTAGGTGTACAACGCTCTAGTATTTCTCATATTCTCTCTGGTAGAAATAAACCAAGTTTAGATTTTATTTTAAAAGTAACTACAGAATTTAAAGATGTAGATATGTATTGGTTGTTAAATGGAAAAGGAAGTTTTCCTAAAAATGCAGAAACGAAGGTTTCCGCTACTCCAACTTTTTTTAATGAAACTGCACCTGAAACTGTTGTAAAAAAAATTCAGCGTATTGTTGTTTTTTATTCTGATGGAACTTTTGAAGAATATCAGAAATAG